CCATAAACTTTCCTTGTAAGTCATGTTTAAATACAACTGGTATAAAATTTTACCCAAATAAAATGGTAAAGGTAAAATTTTTGTTTTATGCGGTATTCACCGCTATACCTATCCCTACTTTGCCAGTGGCAAAGTCAGAATAAACTTAGCACCGCCAAGTTCGGAGAACCCAACATGGCAACTGCCGCGATGCCAAGTGGCGATTTTGCGTACGATAGCCAGTCCTAGGCCATAACCACCGTTATCTTTGCTGCGACTTTCATCTAAGCGTGAGAAGGGAATAAAAACCGACTCCCACTGAGATTTAGGAATTCCATCACCGTCATCCTCAATATGGATATAGGCATTGCTTTTGTCACACTCAATATTAATCGCTATGGTTGAGCGACCATATTTATCAGCGTTTTGTACAATATTTTGCAAAGCCCGAGAAAGATAATGTAGGTTGCCAGAGATGATGACTGTATTACTCATTTTCTTGAACGTTATTTTTTTAACGGTAAGCTTATTGAGTTTGCTTATCTGATCGCTGACAAGTTCACAAAGGTCAATTGGCGTTATCTCAAGTTTCTCTACTTCAAATTCAAGCCGTGCGTAAGCTAGCATTTCATCAATCATCGCTTCCATTTCGACTACATCGTCCGCCATATCATTTGCCTGCTCACGGCTTTGCTCCGGTAACATGGCTAAAGCAAATTTGAGTCTGGCAAGTGGGGTGCGCAGGTCGTGAGAAACGGCATTAACGAGTAGTTTTTGGTTTTCAATTAGCCTTGCGACTTGAGATGCCAAATCACGGATCTGCTCGGTTAAATTTGAAATGGCAGAAAATTGGGAACGTCGGGTCGCTTTGGGCAGCCGACCTTGAGTGAGATTTTCGGTGATATACCTCAGTTGCAATAAATCAAGCCACAAGGGTCTTATCCACAGCATAAGTAAAAACGCGAGCACGGCATAAGAAAGCAATTTGATGATCCACTGTTTATTGGCAGCTGAATCGGCTGGTGCTAATGGCCCTAATTGCAGCAGCAATGTTGAATCAGGTACTTTGAAAGTCAGCCAAGCGCGGCCTTCATCGTCAAAACTCGTTAAAATACCTCCTTGTATTAATGTACCAGCTTGCTCAGGCAGCCAAGCGACATCGTCCATGTCGAGTACTTTCACGGTTTCTGACTCTTGGGGTAACTTGTTTGGGGAAATAGTGGATTTCAGTGTGTTGGCAACCGCTTTTGCGTGCCGCAATTCATCGGGCGCGGAGTGCACCCAATGAGACCAAATCGCTTCGCTTACTTGATTGATAACGACAATACTGGTAAACACAGCCAAATAGAGGCTGAGCAATAGTTTTAGCACGAATACACTAGCCCCAAGCAGACTTAGAGCAGAGGTAGCCCTTACCCCACACGGTAATGAGCCTTGCGGGTTGCTCTAGATTGTCGCCAAGCTTTTTACGCAACCGGCTAATCCGTACGTCAACGCTTCTATCTAATCCGTCATATTCGCGGCCAACAACATGTTTATAGATATAGTCTCGACTCAGCGTTTCGCCGGCATGGCCTGCCAATGTCTTTAGTAAATCAAATTCATAACTTGTGAGCTCAACCTCATCTCCAGCCAAATAGACCTTACGGTCCGATTTATCTATCTGTAATTCGCCTAAGGTAATGGAGTCAGACTGAACTTCATCATTTTGTGTACGTCTTAATAGCGCATTCAAACGGGCAAGTAGTACGTATGGCTCAACAGGCTTGATAATGTAATCATCAGCACCGATTTCAAGCCCTTTTACATGGTCGAAGTCGCTGTCTTTGGCGGTAAGAAATAAAACCGGCCCTTTAAACTCACCGCGCGCAGCTTTGCAAATAGAAAAACCATCAAGTCCCGGTAGCATAATATCTAAAATGAGAATGTCGGGTTTTTCTGCTTCAATGGCTTTGATTGCGTTAATACCATTGTGTAATTGAACGACTTCAAAGCCATTATGGATTAAGAACTTTGCGGTTAACTCCGCTAGTTTTACATCATCTTCGACAAGTAATACCTTGGCCATTAAAACACACTCCAATCGCTTCTGAGTTTGCGTCTATATTGTTGGTTGACGCTTGTGTGTACTTCAATATTTTGTTTTGCAACAACGTTATTTTTAGCATCTTTTAGGGTAAAGAGCATGGACTTTGAGAGTTGGATAATTTGTGTTGATTTTGCCTCCTTGGCCTGCTCCCAGCATTGTAATTTTTGTTTTTCCTGAAATAAACATAAGTTCATTTTTGAGGGCGATTGCCAAGCAATTTTTGCCGTCATTTCGCAGCGTTGCCCCGCTTGTTTCACCATGCAGGTAATCGGTTTTATTTCTAATTTAATGCCACTGTTGGGTTTGGTTAAAGCTTTACTTGGTGCGCTGAAAATTATAATTATGATTAAGTACAGCCTAAAATTCATATTTTCCCCCGACAAAGACCGTCGCGGTATAGCTATCCTCGACTATCGGGCTATCTGTCATTGTGCTATCAAGTTGCTGATATTTTGCGTTAAATTTAAAGGTCCAAGACTCACTTACGGGATAAGAGTAAGCAAAGCTAACATAAGGCTGGAAGCTTGAGCTGCCTTTATACCATAGCTCACTATTCGGTGTATCTGCTTTGTCTATGCCATAGTAATAGTCCACCAGTTGTCGACTTTTCCATTTTAGGCCCGCTTTAATAAACACATAAGTGTTCGGTAAATTATCGAATCTAAAACGATAGCTAACCCCAATATCTGCATTGTAACCTTGGTAAGTATTGGTGATGTCCGTAAGCCATGATGCGCTGATTTTTACACTATCACTCATTACCCAATGGGCTAAAACGCCGCCATCTATGGCCCATTTTCGCGACTCGATATCGTCTAAGGAAATGGCGGTTTGCTCTGCGGCAAATTCACCGCCAGGTAGCTCATTGCTGGCATCAAACCCCATTTTTTGCACGAATATATTACTGGGGTGAAATTTCTCGAAATAGGCCTGCTCGGTATTAAATGTGCCGATCAAGCTAAGATCAAACTTATCAGTGTAGTGAAAGGTATAGCCCAAAGTTCCATTATCAAGAAAGAGGTGTTCACCGTAATAACTAATATAGGGCACAACAACCAAGGGAATATTTTCACCGTCATGGAGTGGGTTGGAGATCACGCCGCCGCCAAGCGCAACGCCAAATCGCCATTCATCGACCGGCGTACACTCGCTGTCATTGGCGTCACATGGCACCGCCGTGGCATTTACCTGAGTGGTAACCAGCAAGGTTAAGGCCATTAATAACTTATTCAACTTGGAGCTCCAGTTCAGAATTTGGGCTTTGCACAGGCTTTTTAGAGGTGTCAATCAAAGCGCATTATTACTACCAGTGTAATTTACCAGTCGCTGTACAAATTACCAGAAAGGGTAACATTAAATAACAAAACAAGTAGCGAAGATAACAGAAATTTTAGTGTGAAAGTTTAGGCTTACGTTGGCACTTAACTTACAAGGAAACATATCATGAGATGCAAAATTTGGCTCAGTCTTCCGCTTGCCGCTAGCCTTTGCGCATGTGGTGGTAGTAGCGATAATGGTGAAGATAAATTACCAGAACTTAACGCGCTTAATAACAGCGCTGCGCCGTTGAAGGCAGCTTCATCAGCTCAGTTTAGTCAGTTTATCAAAAACGGTATTTTCGTTGCCAGCGGTGGGTTGAATAATGGCGATGATTTGGAAAACCCCTCAACAACGGATAGCGCGCCTTATTCAGGTACGAATCAACTGGTTGATGGGGTATCAGAAAGCGACCGGATTAAATTCGATGGCCGTTACTTATTTATCGGCGGATCGACCAGCGTTGCATACACGGATACAGACAGCAAAACCTTCGTCAGGATCTTAGATACAGAAGCTACGGATGTCCCTACACAAGTTAATGAATTAACGGTATCAGATTCAGAGTTTGCAAGCCAAAATCTTTACCTTAAAAACAATCAACTCATTAGCGTATTAATGGACTATGAGTATGATTTTGCTGATGATATGTCA
This sequence is a window from Pseudoalteromonas piscicida. Protein-coding genes within it:
- a CDS encoding ATP-binding protein, translated to MLKLLLSLYLAVFTSIVVINQVSEAIWSHWVHSAPDELRHAKAVANTLKSTISPNKLPQESETVKVLDMDDVAWLPEQAGTLIQGGILTSFDDEGRAWLTFKVPDSTLLLQLGPLAPADSAANKQWIIKLLSYAVLAFLLMLWIRPLWLDLLQLRYITENLTQGRLPKATRRSQFSAISNLTEQIRDLASQVARLIENQKLLVNAVSHDLRTPLARLKFALAMLPEQSREQANDMADDVVEMEAMIDEMLAYARLEFEVEKLEITPIDLCELVSDQISKLNKLTVKKITFKKMSNTVIISGNLHYLSRALQNIVQNADKYGRSTIAINIECDKSNAYIHIEDDGDGIPKSQWESVFIPFSRLDESRSKDNGGYGLGLAIVRKIATWHRGSCHVGFSELGGAKFILTLPLAK
- a CDS encoding response regulator; translated protein: MAKVLLVEDDVKLAELTAKFLIHNGFEVVQLHNGINAIKAIEAEKPDILILDIMLPGLDGFSICKAARGEFKGPVLFLTAKDSDFDHVKGLEIGADDYIIKPVEPYVLLARLNALLRRTQNDEVQSDSITLGELQIDKSDRKVYLAGDEVELTSYEFDLLKTLAGHAGETLSRDYIYKHVVGREYDGLDRSVDVRISRLRKKLGDNLEQPARLITVWGKGYLCSKSAWG
- a CDS encoding DUF3019 domain-containing protein; this translates as MNFRLYLIIIIIFSAPSKALTKPNSGIKLEIKPITCMVKQAGQRCEMTAKIAWQSPSKMNLCLFQEKQKLQCWEQAKEAKSTQIIQLSKSMLFTLKDAKNNVVAKQNIEVHTSVNQQYRRKLRSDWSVF
- a CDS encoding MipA/OmpV family protein, with product MNKLLMALTLLVTTQVNATAVPCDANDSECTPVDEWRFGVALGGGVISNPLHDGENIPLVVVPYISYYGEHLFLDNGTLGYTFHYTDKFDLSLIGTFNTEQAYFEKFHPSNIFVQKMGFDASNELPGGEFAAEQTAISLDDIESRKWAIDGGVLAHWVMSDSVKISASWLTDITNTYQGYNADIGVSYRFRFDNLPNTYVFIKAGLKWKSRQLVDYYYGIDKADTPNSELWYKGSSSFQPYVSFAYSYPVSESWTFKFNAKYQQLDSTMTDSPIVEDSYTATVFVGGKYEF